The following coding sequences are from one Prochlorococcus sp. MIT 1314 window:
- a CDS encoding DUF1825 family protein: MGFFESDIVQEEAKKLFTDYQELMKLGSDYGKFDREGKKMFIKKMESLMDRYKVFMKRFELSEDFQAKMTVEQLKTQLSQFGITPDQMFDQMNKTLIRMKDELDKTS; the protein is encoded by the coding sequence ATGGGATTTTTTGAGTCAGACATCGTTCAAGAAGAAGCTAAAAAGCTTTTTACAGATTACCAAGAACTTATGAAACTTGGTTCTGATTATGGCAAATTTGACAGAGAAGGGAAAAAAATGTTTATAAAAAAAATGGAATCTCTTATGGATCGTTATAAGGTTTTTATGAAGAGATTTGAATTGTCCGAAGATTTTCAAGCAAAAATGACAGTAGAACAATTAAAGACGCAGTTAAGTCAATTTGGGATTACTCCTGATCAAATGTTCGATCAAATGAATAAAACCTTAATAAGAATGAAGGATGAACTTGATAAAACTTCTTAA
- a CDS encoding DUF3119 family protein translates to MFTTKSKKEEPVIISPSFQLPIILIILSFMLLFLNIGSLPTIVFASFSFFLLLQSFTLRIKITSDDFIVLQFGKEIRTFPFKNWISWKFFFPIIPGIFYFREKSSPHLLPILFNPKQLKDELLKKVDSLEIKNS, encoded by the coding sequence ATGTTCACCACTAAATCAAAAAAAGAAGAACCAGTAATAATTTCACCATCATTTCAATTACCAATCATTCTAATAATTTTAAGTTTTATGCTTTTATTTTTAAATATTGGTTCTTTGCCAACAATAGTTTTTGCATCTTTTAGCTTTTTTTTATTACTTCAATCATTTACCTTAAGAATAAAAATAACAAGTGATGATTTTATCGTTTTACAATTTGGTAAAGAGATTAGAACTTTTCCATTCAAGAACTGGATATCTTGGAAATTCTTTTTTCCTATAATTCCAGGTATTTTTTATTTTAGAGAAAAATCTAGTCCTCATTTATTACCAATATTATTTAATCCAAAGCAATTAAAAGACGAACTTCTAAAAAAAGTTGACTCTCTGGAAATTAAAAATTCCTAA
- a CDS encoding ABC transporter permease produces the protein MNYLKFFNRLLSSLIIGGQAINFIFRGKISKNDLFDQLMESGPGSLLIVLITGIAAGTVFNIQVASQLTSMGVSSEIGGLLAVGMAREMAPLLTATLMTGKVATAYAAQIGTMKVTEQIEAITMLRTEPVQYLVVPRLLSMVIMSPIQCLLFLSVALWSGQIWSTIFYKVPPIIFWTSVRSGNVSLTSTDLTAMLIKSVVFGLLISIIACGYGLTTKGGPKEVGTSTTGAVVMTLVTVSLMDVLLTQILFG, from the coding sequence ATGAATTACCTTAAGTTTTTTAACAGACTTTTAAGCAGCTTAATTATTGGCGGGCAAGCAATTAATTTTATCTTTAGAGGTAAAATATCTAAAAATGATCTTTTTGACCAACTAATGGAGTCAGGTCCTGGAAGTTTATTAATTGTATTAATTACAGGAATTGCTGCAGGTACAGTCTTTAATATTCAAGTTGCGTCACAACTTACAAGTATGGGGGTTTCGAGTGAAATAGGAGGTTTACTTGCAGTAGGAATGGCGAGAGAAATGGCTCCCCTTCTAACGGCTACTTTAATGACTGGAAAGGTTGCAACCGCTTACGCTGCTCAAATAGGTACGATGAAAGTTACAGAACAAATTGAGGCTATAACAATGTTAAGAACCGAGCCAGTCCAATATTTGGTGGTTCCAAGGTTACTATCGATGGTAATCATGTCACCGATACAGTGTCTTTTGTTTTTATCTGTAGCTTTGTGGAGTGGACAAATATGGAGCACAATTTTTTATAAAGTCCCCCCAATAATTTTTTGGACATCAGTAAGATCAGGTAATGTGAGTTTAACTAGCACAGACTTAACTGCAATGTTAATAAAATCTGTAGTTTTCGGATTACTTATTTCAATTATTGCTTGTGGTTATGGACTCACTACTAAAGGTGGACCAAAAGAAGTTGGGACAAGTACAACTGGTGCGGTTGTAATGACTCTCGTTACTGTATCTTTAATGGATGTATTATTAACACAAATTTTATTTGGATAA
- a CDS encoding chlorophyll a/b-binding protein — protein MQEQNSSMENKNNDLTNRSLTNNKYSKWVDNQGDEVKNVFGFNNSAELVNGRAAMIGFLMLVLTELVFKGKPVTSSIFGIN, from the coding sequence ATGCAAGAACAAAACTCTTCAATGGAAAATAAAAATAATGATTTAACAAATAGATCATTAACTAACAATAAATACTCGAAGTGGGTAGATAATCAGGGAGATGAAGTAAAGAATGTTTTTGGATTTAATAATAGTGCTGAGCTTGTAAATGGTAGAGCAGCAATGATCGGATTCTTAATGTTAGTATTAACCGAGTTAGTTTTTAAAGGTAAACCTGTGACGTCTTCAATTTTTGGTATTAATTAA
- the pyrF gene encoding orotidine-5'-phosphate decarboxylase, protein MNKRFNSQDKIILAIDGLDLSQAKLLLEKCPNIKWVKVGLELFVREGPRVIKILKALNKKIFLDLKFHDIPNTMSAACYQVSKLGVDIISVHASAGLKALKDSKKASLEGAALSNLKPPFIVGITVLTSFSLKDFQTDLDRKNSIEDNVLRLAKLSFDAGLDGCVCSPWEAKILRSIYKNNFELITPGIRLKIENKDDQNRIMTPVEAIANGASKLVIGRSISKALNPNKALLEIFESINSH, encoded by the coding sequence ATGAACAAAAGATTTAATTCACAAGATAAAATAATATTAGCAATTGATGGACTAGATCTAAGTCAAGCAAAATTACTTCTAGAAAAATGTCCTAATATTAAGTGGGTGAAAGTGGGTTTAGAGCTTTTTGTTAGGGAAGGTCCTAGAGTTATTAAAATATTGAAAGCTTTAAATAAAAAAATTTTTTTAGATTTAAAATTTCATGATATTCCAAATACCATGAGTGCAGCATGTTACCAAGTATCAAAATTAGGGGTTGATATAATTTCTGTGCATGCTTCAGCGGGTCTTAAAGCTCTTAAGGATTCAAAAAAGGCATCTTTAGAAGGTGCAGCCTTATCAAATCTAAAACCTCCATTTATTGTTGGCATAACTGTATTAACAAGTTTTTCTCTTAAAGATTTTCAAACTGATCTTGATAGGAAGAATTCAATTGAGGATAATGTATTGAGACTCGCAAAGTTATCATTTGATGCTGGATTAGATGGGTGTGTCTGTTCCCCTTGGGAAGCAAAAATTTTGAGATCGATTTATAAGAATAATTTTGAACTAATTACACCGGGTATTAGATTAAAAATTGAAAATAAAGATGATCAAAATAGAATTATGACTCCAGTTGAAGCCATAGCAAATGGTGCTTCTAAATTGGTTATCGGTAGATCAATATCAAAAGCTCTAAATCCAAATAAAGCTCTCTTGGAAATATTTGAATCTATTAATTCTCATTGA
- the tyrS gene encoding tyrosine--tRNA ligase, translating into MSDNLILPSWLSRGIEEYFPIKGTDQTFSEIIDHAKKNNKKLRVKLGIDPTGTDIHLGHSILFKKLRAFQDNGHIAVLIIGDFTAQIGDPTGKNKTRVQLSEKQVKDNAKTYLTQLGMGKPANESILDFDSKDRIEVRYNSEWLKGLNLNLIIELMGSATVSQMLAKEEFNKRYTSQVPIALHEFLYPLLQGYDSVVVQSDIELGGTDQRFNIAIGRDLQRHFKQDPQFGVLLPILTGLDGIKKMSKSEFNTVGLTEDPLSMYSKLEKVPDHIIPTYFELLTELDLSFIEKSNPRELQRRMALEVTTLFHGAEEALKAQSNCEKLFLGHKEKVGEIPEISLREIAFPVKFFYLLSALKLFKSSSESKRSIKGGGVKIDSQKVTNPDLVFDSKKDLEGKILQIGKKVIKRFEN; encoded by the coding sequence ATGTCAGATAATTTAATATTGCCATCATGGCTGTCAAGAGGAATAGAAGAATATTTTCCAATTAAGGGAACAGATCAAACCTTTTCGGAGATAATTGATCATGCGAAAAAAAATAATAAAAAATTAAGGGTTAAACTCGGGATCGATCCAACTGGAACAGATATTCATCTTGGGCACAGCATATTGTTTAAAAAACTTAGGGCATTCCAAGATAATGGACATATTGCAGTTTTAATTATTGGGGATTTTACTGCTCAAATTGGAGACCCAACCGGAAAAAACAAAACAAGAGTTCAGTTATCGGAAAAACAAGTTAAGGATAATGCAAAAACATACTTAACTCAACTAGGGATGGGAAAGCCAGCCAATGAATCTATTTTAGATTTTGATTCAAAAGATAGAATAGAAGTTAGATATAACAGTGAATGGTTAAAAGGATTAAATCTTAATTTGATAATTGAATTAATGGGGAGTGCAACAGTTAGTCAAATGCTAGCTAAGGAGGAATTTAATAAAAGGTACACTTCGCAAGTTCCAATTGCTTTGCATGAATTCTTATATCCACTATTACAAGGTTACGATTCGGTAGTTGTTCAATCAGATATTGAGCTTGGAGGTACAGATCAGAGATTTAATATTGCGATAGGAAGAGATCTTCAAAGGCATTTTAAACAAGACCCGCAATTTGGTGTTCTGCTGCCAATTTTGACAGGTTTAGATGGAATTAAGAAGATGAGTAAATCTGAATTTAACACAGTAGGTTTAACTGAAGATCCTCTTTCAATGTATTCAAAATTAGAAAAAGTGCCCGATCATATAATACCCACCTATTTTGAATTACTTACTGAATTAGATTTAAGTTTCATTGAAAAATCAAATCCTCGTGAATTACAGAGAAGAATGGCTTTAGAAGTTACTACTTTATTCCATGGGGCTGAAGAAGCATTAAAAGCGCAATCAAATTGCGAAAAATTATTCCTTGGACATAAAGAGAAAGTTGGAGAGATTCCAGAGATTTCATTAAGAGAGATCGCTTTTCCGGTTAAATTTTTTTACTTGCTAAGTGCTTTAAAATTATTTAAATCTAGCAGTGAGTCCAAAAGATCTATTAAAGGAGGTGGTGTAAAGATTGATAGCCAGAAAGTAACAAATCCTGATCTGGTTTTTGATTCAAAAAAAGATTTAGAGGGTAAAATTTTGCAAATTGGAAAAAAAGTAATTAAGAGGTTTGAAAACTAA
- a CDS encoding MFS transporter, with the protein MFSYGLGDAGTGLVATQFGFFLFKFFISAGLPVIIAGSLLMLIKIWDAINDPLIGWLSDRTQSRWGPRIPWMVIASVPLGFSLSAIWWTPTGSVLNKTIYYAIISIIVMTAYTSINLPFAALSTEISEKTAIRTRLNAARFTGSIIAGLTGLIIAGVVLGSEGSANNEYFLMGKISGCIAVTTTLISCWGLAPFAKKARRPSGKVEAITLQFKRIFRNKKFLKVITLYILLWCALQLMQTVALIYVEDVLKVPTDIAKWIPIPFQISALVGLQIWTRVSNQLNRISALNYGAIIWIISCTAALFLPSLSNIPEVGNSIFLNASNIIFFILLISIICLIGIGAATAFLIPWSLLPDAIDEDPEKPAGLYTAWMVLIQKIGIALSVQLLGFLLYLSGYQSCFVDKDSFNIVEQCTSAQLTIRLCIGFIPSVLVIIGLLIMRKWDRKLITN; encoded by the coding sequence ATGTTCTCCTATGGTCTTGGAGACGCAGGCACGGGGTTAGTAGCAACTCAATTTGGTTTTTTTCTGTTCAAATTCTTTATTTCGGCTGGTTTACCTGTAATAATTGCTGGATCATTATTAATGTTAATTAAGATATGGGATGCAATAAATGATCCTTTAATTGGGTGGTTAAGTGATCGGACCCAATCAAGATGGGGGCCAAGAATCCCTTGGATGGTAATAGCATCAGTTCCTCTTGGTTTTTCTTTAAGCGCAATATGGTGGACACCAACAGGTTCAGTACTAAACAAGACTATCTACTATGCCATAATTTCCATAATTGTAATGACTGCTTATACAAGTATCAATCTTCCTTTTGCGGCTCTATCAACTGAAATTTCCGAAAAAACAGCAATAAGAACAAGGTTAAACGCCGCTAGATTTACTGGTTCAATCATTGCAGGATTAACTGGTTTGATAATTGCTGGAGTTGTTTTAGGTTCTGAAGGATCAGCAAATAATGAATATTTTTTAATGGGTAAAATAAGTGGTTGTATTGCAGTTACAACAACATTAATATCATGTTGGGGATTGGCTCCATTTGCAAAAAAAGCTAGAAGACCTTCAGGGAAAGTAGAAGCTATAACACTTCAATTCAAAAGAATCTTCAGAAATAAAAAATTTCTCAAAGTTATTACTCTTTATATTCTACTTTGGTGCGCCTTACAATTGATGCAAACTGTAGCTTTAATCTATGTAGAGGATGTACTTAAGGTGCCAACAGATATTGCGAAATGGATCCCAATACCTTTTCAAATTAGCGCCTTAGTAGGTTTACAAATATGGACCAGAGTATCAAATCAATTAAATAGAATTTCAGCCTTAAACTATGGAGCGATTATATGGATCATTTCATGTACGGCAGCATTATTTTTACCTTCTTTATCAAATATTCCTGAAGTTGGTAATAGTATATTTCTAAATGCTAGTAACATAATTTTTTTCATTCTTTTAATTTCCATAATCTGTCTAATTGGCATTGGAGCTGCAACTGCTTTTCTCATCCCTTGGTCACTACTTCCTGATGCAATAGACGAAGATCCAGAGAAACCAGCTGGATTATATACTGCTTGGATGGTACTTATTCAGAAGATTGGGATTGCATTAAGTGTTCAATTATTAGGCTTTTTGTTGTATTTGTCTGGTTATCAATCATGCTTTGTTGATAAAGATAGTTTTAATATTGTTGAACAATGTACCTCAGCACAATTAACTATTAGACTATGTATTGGCTTTATACCCTCAGTATTGGTAATAATTGGTCTTTTAATAATGCGGAAATGGGATCGAAAATTAATTACGAACTAA
- a CDS encoding HU family DNA-binding protein, which yields MNKADLVNVVSAQTGATKTDVSSIVDATIETIVDSVVDGKKVSILGFGSFEPRDRSARQGLNPKTGEKIAIPAKRVPTFSAGKLFKDRVQG from the coding sequence ATGAACAAAGCTGATTTAGTAAACGTTGTGTCGGCTCAAACAGGAGCCACAAAAACTGATGTTTCCTCAATAGTTGATGCAACTATTGAAACTATTGTTGATTCAGTAGTGGATGGCAAAAAAGTCTCCATACTAGGGTTTGGTTCTTTTGAGCCAAGAGATCGTTCTGCAAGACAGGGATTAAATCCTAAGACAGGCGAAAAAATAGCAATACCTGCTAAAAGAGTTCCTACATTCTCAGCGGGTAAACTATTTAAGGACAGAGTTCAAGGATAA
- a CDS encoding isoamylase has translation MTHINKGNPFPLGSSLTGQGVNFSLIATNAEYVEILLFEKEDSVIPKNILKLDQNHNTGPYWHAEIRNLNEGCIYAFRVKQKSNGINNNYEKKVLIDPCSRGITGWGSYKRENALKTHENTNSCLKSVVCDRKLFNFKDYPRPKHSWEETIIYELHIKAFTESTDKDESCLKKFLKKIPYLKELGITTIELLPIFCFDPTDAPNGLENFWGYSPINWFTPHFEYLSNESAVKNRDEFRRLVEECHKANIEVILDVVYNHTSEGDSHGPAISWKGIDENLYYFIGKDKNYQDVSGCGNTIAANRGLVRKLIIESLKCWASELGVDGFRFDLGIALSRGENLSPLENPPIFEDIECEPELIGIKFISEPWDCGGLYKIGDFPSKNTFTWNGHFRDDLRRFWKGDKDTAWNMSDKIKGSPSIYKEDNIFPKSINFITSHDGFTLKDLVTFNRKHNFSNKEQNRDGDNHNNSWNHGIEGPTTNLSINNLRKRQQKNLLLSLLISRGVPMLLMGDEIGRSQGGNNNSWCQNNLLGWMNWDNSQQDMELLDYFKYVIKIRKKLINIFNPALLPNNHKHENIPRYHWHGTKLDNPDWSSWSHTVAFSINKGKSNPLVWIGLNAYSKSINFPLPKCNYKWLKIIDTSMNEISEPLTVNEESVLINSRSSLLIISEEVFGSKNFIF, from the coding sequence GTGACTCATATCAATAAAGGTAACCCATTTCCTTTAGGAAGTTCTCTAACTGGACAAGGAGTAAATTTTTCTCTGATAGCCACAAATGCAGAATATGTAGAAATCTTATTATTTGAAAAAGAGGACTCTGTTATACCAAAAAACATACTGAAACTAGATCAAAATCATAATACAGGTCCTTACTGGCATGCTGAAATAAGAAATCTAAATGAAGGCTGTATTTATGCTTTTAGAGTAAAACAAAAAAGTAATGGGATTAATAATAATTACGAAAAGAAAGTTTTAATTGATCCATGTTCAAGGGGTATTACTGGTTGGGGAAGTTATAAAAGAGAAAATGCATTAAAAACGCATGAAAATACCAATTCTTGCCTTAAAAGCGTTGTTTGCGATAGAAAATTATTTAATTTTAAAGATTATCCAAGACCGAAACATTCTTGGGAAGAAACAATTATTTATGAACTCCATATCAAAGCCTTCACAGAATCAACAGATAAAGATGAGAGTTGTTTAAAGAAATTCTTAAAAAAAATTCCGTATCTTAAAGAATTGGGGATTACAACAATTGAATTACTTCCGATTTTTTGTTTCGATCCAACTGATGCACCAAATGGTTTAGAAAATTTCTGGGGTTATAGCCCAATCAATTGGTTTACTCCGCATTTTGAATATCTCTCAAATGAATCTGCAGTGAAGAATAGAGATGAATTTAGAAGATTAGTAGAGGAGTGTCATAAAGCAAACATTGAAGTCATCTTAGATGTCGTATATAATCATACTTCTGAAGGAGATTCTCATGGCCCTGCAATATCTTGGAAAGGTATAGATGAAAATCTTTATTATTTTATTGGAAAAGATAAAAATTATCAGGATGTTTCTGGCTGTGGGAATACTATTGCAGCAAACAGAGGGTTAGTTAGAAAACTAATAATTGAATCATTGAAATGTTGGGCAAGTGAATTAGGAGTTGATGGTTTTAGATTTGATTTAGGAATTGCCTTATCAAGAGGAGAAAATCTATCACCACTCGAAAATCCTCCCATTTTTGAAGATATAGAATGTGAGCCAGAACTAATTGGTATCAAGTTTATCAGTGAACCATGGGATTGTGGTGGTTTATATAAAATAGGTGATTTCCCATCGAAGAATACCTTTACTTGGAATGGTCATTTTAGGGATGACTTGCGGAGATTTTGGAAGGGAGATAAAGATACAGCTTGGAATATGAGCGATAAAATAAAAGGTAGTCCATCTATTTATAAAGAAGATAATATTTTTCCGAAATCAATAAATTTTATTACTTCACATGACGGATTCACCCTAAAAGACTTAGTAACATTTAATAGGAAACATAATTTTTCAAACAAAGAACAAAATAGAGATGGTGATAACCATAACAATTCTTGGAATCATGGGATAGAGGGGCCAACTACAAACTTATCAATCAATAATTTAAGAAAAAGACAACAAAAAAATCTTCTTCTTAGTTTACTTATTTCTAGAGGTGTTCCAATGTTACTTATGGGAGATGAAATAGGAAGGTCGCAAGGAGGTAACAATAATTCTTGGTGCCAAAATAATTTGTTGGGTTGGATGAATTGGGATAATAGTCAACAAGATATGGAATTATTAGACTATTTTAAATACGTTATAAAAATCCGAAAAAAACTTATAAATATTTTTAATCCAGCATTGTTACCTAATAATCATAAACATGAAAATATTCCAAGATATCATTGGCATGGGACAAAGTTAGATAACCCAGATTGGAGTAGTTGGTCTCACACAGTTGCCTTTAGCATAAACAAAGGCAAAAGTAATCCTCTGGTCTGGATAGGCTTAAATGCATATTCAAAAAGTATCAATTTCCCCTTACCAAAATGTAATTATAAGTGGTTAAAAATTATTGATACTAGTATGAATGAGATTTCTGAACCCTTAACTGTTAATGAGGAATCTGTTTTAATTAATAGTAGAAGCTCCCTACTAATTATTTCAGAAGAAGTCTTTGGATCAAAAAATTTTATATTCTAA
- a CDS encoding DUF3086 domain-containing protein produces MNNTEISNNNPEKELKIEKTISDDKTKPITRKNSTQNKKIASKNDKSNKSFHEISNEIFSDLVSKKDSLVNEIKELETKKNELEQDIESNFKGQSDNIAKKVKGFQEYLTGALQNLSQNVEKLELVSQPIIVKPSPLDEKKQDNKENNVVNVPALSETFKPDEEIIKNCFSTFTEQPDFYAEPWKLRRSLDSSDIEIMYDWFFNMGGRGSLESRGSRQKNALLSAGLISILGELYGDQFQTLILASQPERLGEWRRILQDSLGLTRDDFGPNSGIVLFERPEGVIERADRLEANEELPFIIIDAAETSVEIPILQFPLWLAFAGSNNEIYDDLELN; encoded by the coding sequence ATGAACAATACAGAAATTTCAAACAATAATCCTGAGAAGGAATTAAAAATAGAAAAAACAATTTCAGACGATAAAACCAAACCAATTACTAGAAAAAATTCAACACAAAATAAAAAAATTGCTTCAAAAAACGATAAATCAAATAAATCATTCCATGAAATTTCTAATGAGATTTTTAGTGATCTCGTTTCAAAAAAAGACTCTTTAGTTAATGAAATAAAAGAGTTAGAAACAAAAAAAAATGAATTAGAACAAGATATTGAGTCAAATTTTAAAGGACAGTCAGATAATATCGCTAAAAAAGTTAAAGGCTTTCAAGAGTACCTAACTGGGGCTTTGCAGAATCTTTCACAAAACGTTGAGAAACTTGAATTAGTCTCTCAACCAATAATCGTAAAACCATCTCCGCTTGATGAAAAAAAGCAAGATAATAAAGAAAATAATGTGGTTAATGTTCCCGCTCTTTCTGAAACATTTAAGCCAGATGAAGAGATTATAAAAAATTGCTTTTCAACTTTTACAGAACAGCCTGATTTTTATGCTGAACCTTGGAAGTTGAGACGAAGTCTTGATTCATCAGATATAGAAATAATGTATGATTGGTTCTTTAACATGGGTGGTAGAGGCTCTCTTGAAAGTAGAGGATCTCGACAAAAAAATGCCTTATTATCCGCTGGTTTAATATCTATTCTTGGCGAATTATATGGAGATCAGTTTCAGACTCTTATCTTAGCTTCGCAGCCAGAAAGATTAGGAGAATGGAGAAGAATTCTTCAAGACTCACTCGGCCTCACAAGAGATGACTTTGGACCTAATAGTGGGATTGTTCTTTTCGAAAGGCCTGAAGGTGTCATCGAAAGAGCTGATAGATTAGAAGCTAATGAAGAATTACCATTTATTATTATTGATGCAGCGGAAACATCTGTTGAAATTCCAATACTTCAATTCCCATTGTGGCTTGCATTCGCCGGTTCAAATAATGAAATTTACGACGATCTTGAACTAAACTAA
- the plsY gene encoding glycerol-3-phosphate 1-O-acyltransferase PlsY, which translates to MNILIIIASYLLGSLPTGFLVGKYLKDIDLRTIGSGSTGATNVLRNVGKWPALFVFIIDVGKGLFAVKIAQYYTDQGLIEVIAGISAIAGHIWPIWLKGKGGKAVATGLGMFLALSWKVGLASLGIFLIVLAKTKFVSLSSISAAILLPVFMFFYLGNFIHSYFFISFIVSLLVIWKHRTNITRLLKGEESKINEN; encoded by the coding sequence ATGAATATTTTAATAATCATTGCAAGTTATCTTTTAGGTTCCCTGCCCACAGGTTTTTTAGTTGGAAAATATCTAAAAGATATAGATCTAAGAACTATAGGTTCTGGATCTACAGGTGCCACAAATGTCTTAAGAAATGTAGGGAAATGGCCAGCACTTTTTGTTTTTATTATTGACGTTGGAAAGGGTCTTTTTGCAGTAAAAATTGCTCAATATTATACAGATCAAGGATTAATAGAAGTAATTGCAGGTATATCCGCCATTGCAGGACACATATGGCCTATATGGCTTAAAGGGAAAGGAGGAAAAGCTGTAGCAACTGGACTAGGGATGTTTTTAGCTCTTTCTTGGAAAGTTGGACTAGCTTCTCTTGGGATTTTTCTTATAGTATTAGCAAAAACTAAATTTGTATCATTATCCAGTATTTCAGCTGCAATATTACTTCCTGTTTTTATGTTTTTTTACCTAGGTAATTTTATTCACTCGTACTTTTTTATAAGTTTTATTGTCTCATTATTAGTTATCTGGAAACATAGAACAAATATAACAAGATTGCTTAAGGGAGAAGAATCCAAAATCAATGAGAATTAA